CGGTTTAGGTGCCGCAATGCATCCAAGCGAGTGTCTATCAACCGCCAAATGTCGCAATAGCCGGAGGGGAACCATGGCGATCATAGAAGTCATCATCCCCAATAAGCGCAAGCATTGGCAAATAAATGTGACACAGCCTAAATTTGGCCAAGCAAAGCTGGAAACCAGCCTCCCTAACTCAAGAAATGGAATGTGTTGAGATGGAGTTGAATAGCTCTTCTCTTGATTCAGTATGGGTGTGTTTAACACCCCCTGCTTTCTTGCCCTCACTACCACCAGCCAATCATCCCAGATGTTTGTGAGCATTCTGAATTTATAGGACCTGGGGTGCTTGTTTAGGGCACGCAGGATAAAAATGGGAAGCAATGTCTCACCCCTTTAACGAACCAGCCGTCCTGGGCCTCTGACATAGGAGCCACTTGGATTGCCTGCTTCTTAAGAAGGGAAGAAATCTCCGCCCTCAAAACGGGGTGCTGATGCCTCTGGAAGAGCCAATGTAATGATGCTGTAAAAACGTGAGGGACGCACAACGAATTGTAGCCTGTACCCCAACGTCAACGTTCGCATAATCCTGGACGACAGAGAGTCTCCCGTAATGCGCTATGTAAAGTTGTGTAATGGCACCTTGTGGACTGTGGCAATTTGTTTATTTTTCCATGCCTCTTTTGTTTTTTCAGCACTCTGAACAACCTTGGAACTTGGCTACACCAAGTTTAAACAATGTGTCTAAGTGCCAACGTTTGCCTGAAGCCCGGGCCACTCTGGGCTCGAGGGCTTCGGCTTCCAGTGTTTTGGCCATGCTATTTGGGAGTACTGTTGTCACAGCGAACATCTGGGGAGGGGACCGTGCCATCTCTCCTGTCATCGAGCTAGGTGCACAGGGACTGCTGCCTCCCCTGCTCTGCAGAGGGACCAGCTTTCACTTCGCCCATGGGAGTAAGACAGTGCCTGTGCCAAGCAGACTGGTGCAGACTGAAGTCAACTTGGAGTCGTACGATGacgtgtggtcctcccactgtGACTcatcgggaaagcatgcagtttattattattttttattcgggaacatgggaatttaaccgcaaaataaatgtttatgtgcactacgtcatcaagCACAGACATTTGtccgcaacaagtcaatttgatggaaacatcactggtgggaaaataatactagaatattcgcatgaaaatctgttgccaattggatggtaACCTCGCTACTGTTGGTTCCTATTTCAGTCAAGTCTTTGGCCCCATTCACCTTGGTCAAACAAAAACACTGATTGGTTGAAAAATAGTGCCTCCCACTAGCCAGACGCTGGCTGCATGTTGCAGCAGGTGAGAAGCAACTGGCGACTGCATGTCCATTGATCACATGGTtttttgtaaagttcatgcagtGAACATGTAGGCGCAAGTTGGACCATTTTTTTTATCCCTGTATACATATTTTGAAAGGCGACTTAGTAAAATGTTATCCGATCGAACGCGCCCAATTATACCATGCCAATCCAATTTCAAGACCAAATACAGTACCGGACAGAAGTTTGatcacacatactcattcaacggtttttctttatttttactattttctacattgtagaatagtcaagacatcaaaactatgaaataacacatggaatcatgtagtaaccaaaaaagtgttcaaacaaaatatatttgagattcttcaaagtagccaccctttgccttgatgacagctttgcacactcttggcattctctcaaccagcttcatgaggaatgattttctaaccctcttgaaggagttcccacaaatgctgagcacttgttggctgcttttcattcattCTGCGGCCCAACtcgtcccaaaccatctcaattgggttgaggtcgggtgattgtggaggccaggtcaactgatgcagccctccatcactctcattctaggtcaaacagcctggaggtgtgttttgggtcattgtcctgttgaaaaacaaatgtgtgcaaaccagatgggatggcgtatggcTGCAGAATactttggtagccatgctggttaagtgtgccaggaattctaaataaatcactgacagtgtcaccagcaaagcacccccacaccatcacacctcctcctccatgcttcacgttgggaaccacacatgcggagatcgtTCGTTCACCTAttttgcgtctcacaaagatactGCGGTTGGAAAAataatctcacatttggactctgagtgaccaaaggacagatttccacaagtctaatgtccatttcctgtgtttcttggtccaagcaagtctcttctctttattggtgtcctttagtagtggtttctttgcagcaattcaaccatgaagacctgattcacacacacagtctcctctgaacagttgattttgagatgtctgttacttgaactctgtgaagcatttatttcggctgcaatctgaggctggtaactctgatgaacttatcctttgcgtTCCTCTTATCCTCTgtgtcttccttttctgtggtgatcctcatgagagccagtttcatcatagcgcttgatggtttttgcgactgcacttgaagaaactttcaaagttcttgaaatgttccgtgttgactgaccttcatgtcttaaagtaatgatggactttcatttctctttccttatttgagctgttcttgccataatatggacttggtcttttaccaaataggtctatctcctgtatacccccctatcttgtcacaacacaactgattggctcaaacgcattaagaaggaaagacattccacaaatgaacttttaacaaggcacacctgttaattgaaatgcattccaggtgactacctcatgaagctggttggaagaaggccaagtgtgcaaagctgtcatcaaggcaaagggtggcgactTTGAAAGATCTCgaatataaaaatagattttgatttaacactttttttggtaactacatgattctatgtattatttcatagttgttttcactactattctataatgtagaaaatagtcaaacattCAGAAAAAtccttgagtaggtgtgtccaatcttttgactatCTTGAAGAGATTAAGTAATACATATTTTTGGGAGGACAGTTAACTGGATAAATCATTGATCCATgggggcggcaggaagcctatcggttaagagcattgggccagtaactgaaaggttacgggttcgaatctccgagctgactaggtgaaaaatctgtcgtgCCCTTGACCAAGGCACTTAACTcgaatcgctctggataagagcttctgctaaatgacttaatGTAATTCTGGTTTCTGGATCAGTCACATCACTGATGGATGAATACTGTAGCAGACTACTGATTATGAGAGAATTGGAGTAAAAAAAGAGAATTTACAGATGTGATGATGAATGCTGATTGTGTCAAAGCTTTGAAACAAATGAGATGTTTTTTAGTTAAGGTTTTATTCTGCAACAATGGCACAATTTATGAATTACGGGTCATGTAAAAATCTATACTGACTCCCAAATCTCAACCCAGGAGTCAGACTCTACAGAGCACAACCCTTTCAGGACCaatttatcaatcaatcaatacagATCATACAAATGGTGACAAAGTTGATTGTATGGTTTTTCATAGGCCAGAATCCACAAACTTACTAACAATAAGCATACTGTAATAACCTTATATTAGTACGTTTTTCTCCAGTTACACAGGAATCACTCAAAGAACTGCATCTTTAATATGACTGCCAATTACAGTAATAAAGTGCCGTCCAACAATCGGATTATAAAATGTAGGATTTATAATTAAAAAGCGGTATGTCCCGTCCTTATCTCCAAGCAGCAAGTTTATACTTAACAGCGGAAAACAAGGTTAGACTAAAAAGGTAGAAAGTGCTACTGCTAGGAACATTATAACAAGATGAAACAAAAGTCTTCTGATCGTGTAGGTAAAAAGTAGTAAATTACCACCATGTGTTTTCAGTGTAATGAGGTGCTCGAGTCAGGGATAGAATGTAGATGCACAAAAGTAAACAGCATATTGGGTCAACTTCcgcaacaactaagagcgttggAGCACGAGGCTAAACTTCTCCCGTTTTTTTTGTCCCGCGGCTACCACGTTGTAAGAGCGTGAAGCAGGCCCGTGCACATGCGCAGATAGCGTGTGTGACTGTGAGAGCAAAGTCTTGCATCTTGCTCATCACAACATCTGCGTTGCTGCTCGTGCAACGTCATTTTGCTGACTTTACCTTTAATAAGAACTCCACTGTCTCGACTACCAAGATTAGAAAGGAACACTGGGAGAGGAGCCAGCCCAGTGCCAGACTTGAGGATGGGAATACTGATTGCATCTCTataatctctcctttctctgtgcACTTGATCATAGATTTTCCTCTAGCTCATGCTTACACCAATCCAATGATTTTAACCGTATGGACGAGTGCACACTACAGGAgtaaggagagattattgggatgTAGGTGGAGGTCAGAAGTGACTGGGGAGAATCACTGGACCTTCCTGGGGGGGTCTGGGATGCTCTCGGTCAGAGGGGTGAGGCTGAGCAGCAGGGTGTGACGCTCGTAAGCCTTAGTCTTCCTGAAGTTGGCGTCGGTCCCGTGTAGCCTGTCCAGAACCCCCAGGACTCCAAAGTTCTGGTTGAACCTGCAGAGATGGAGGGTAGGGGACATAATTACTACAAACGTTTCCTCCTTTGAATTTGACATGTACATTGCCTGGCTAAAGCCATAGACTCGCTGTGTTTCAGGCAGGCTAATATTACAGGCAATATTACAGAAATATTACAGAAAAATTCCACCTAGCCTTCAGAAGAGATATGTGGAGGAGCTATTACCATACTTTTAACATCTGCCATGGACGGGAGAGTCTACCAAGTCCAAAGTACAAACAAAGAACTGGACAGGGATTCACAGTAATAAAATGAATATGCCAAGAACAGTGCCCTATATCAGTTAACATACCAAAGTCCCCTCTGGCAAAATTAAGTAATTCtggtatgtcccaaatggcaccctatgccctttatagtgcactacttttaacaaaGTCCCACGGGGCTCTGTTAAAAAGTAGTGtgttacatagggaatagggtgccatttgggacgcaagcctATCTTGCATAAGACAGGACTCACTTGAGGTGGTGGTAGTCGTGGAACTCGGGGGAGGGCAGGAAGGGGAGGTGGTAGCCACAGTGGGAGATGGTGGTGCTGACCAGAGCCAGAGCGTACCACAGGGTGGTTGTGACCAGGTGGGAACCCAGGATAACAGGGCCGATCAGGGCAGGCAGCATGTTGGACAGCTGGGGGCGGGGCAGGACCATCAGCAACATGGTTTTACATTGTTTAGAAATATGGTTAAAAATTATCTGCTTACAAGGTTATCCACAATGCAGCGTTTCAAGCTACGGTCCCCTAGTTTgactttgagagagagaaagaaagaaacaagAGTGGACAGGCATAAAGTGCTCACCACGTGCTCCAGAGGATGGGCGTAGAGAGAGACCACTCCGATGGGAGCCGTCCACTCATGGTGCTGCTTGTGGAAATGCTTGTAGAGGGCAGGATGGTGAAACAGCCTGGCAGGGAAGGGATCACAAGTTAAATGTCAGAGAGGTGTCAGACGGTCGAAGATACTGTCAGGGTGAGTTGTATTTTCACTCTCAGCTCtctgaccaaaaatataaaaggcaacatgtaaagtgttggtcccatgtttcatgagctgaaataaaagatccgggaaatgttccatttgcacaaaaagTATTATTgctctcacattttgtgcacaaatttgtttacatccctactttgccaagataatccatccacctgacaggtttggaatatcaggaagctgattaaacagcatggtcattacgcaggtgcaccttgtgctggagacaaaatccactctaaaatgtgagctcttagagacttacccagaaagactcacagctgtaatcactctcagagacttacccagaaagactcacagctgtaatcgctcttagagacttacccagaaagactcacagctgtaatcactgccaaataggattctacaaagtattgactcaggggtgtgaatacttaatgAATTAGAtaattctgtatttcattttcaataaatcttctaaaatgtacaaaaaaaagaaaaagaagaaggggtcatgtgtgtagatgggtgagaaaaaacagccatttcctacattttgaattcaggctgcaacaacacaatgtggaataaggcAAGGGGTAgtaatacattctgaaggcactgtcatGAGTATCTTGTCTTTGGAATCTCTCAGAGGAGCGTGTCTGTTTCCCCATATGCATATGTCTGTCTATTGTTTGTCTATGAAACATCGTAATCGTTCGCTTATCTTTGGGTACAGCATTTTCCACCCCAATCAATTATTCCTGACAAGGCACTGTATTGTATATGAGAAACCATGCTGCCCCCAGTCCTTACCTGTGCGAGTAGTAGAACAGAAGCTCCTCCAGCACGGCGCAGAAGGCCATCTCCAACAGGCCTCGGTGGAAGGTGGGCAGCTCTGGGCCGCAGGGATTCCCATTAGAAAACATAACCGCCCAGCACACCACCACCATGGGAACAGAGATGAAGAGCTGGTTGAGGACCACTGTCTTCACAGCGTGGCGCAGCTTCACTGGGTCAACCTAGGGGATGGGGACAGTTTTAGTGGCAAATGTCAGGTCTCCGTTTCCTTCAAGTAATCAATTATCATCACCCATTTCTGCAATCATTAGTCTACTTGTTTATTGTTCACTTAGTTGAACTTGTTTTGTTTACTTCAACGTTTTTAATGCCTGCTAGTTTTTAAGATGTAAGTAGGGGGTcttatttgattttttttacaTCTTCCAGCGGCTACGCTCGTTCGTTGTGTGCCTAGAATATAATTTCTCTAGCCAGCACCATCAATCTTTCTTAAGAAACCACAATGTAGCACATGACAATAGTCATTTGTGTCCATCTGTCTGAAAGAATTTGAATGGTATCCATGACAAATCCACAAAATGTACAAATCAAACACTCGCTACATACATCACTGTAGAGCCAACGTAAACAGAGCTCTGCTTTATAATCAGATAAAGAGGTTATGTGCAGTTGGCGAAGTATAGTTATCCTCAGTCCGGTCTCATGTTTTCTGGACTTTGCACCCTCACATTCAAAAATCGTCACTGACCTTTGAAACTCACAGGGCAATTCTTCAATATCTGGCTACATTATTTGGTGAGTATATCTAGCTGCATTTGGCATATATTATAAACAGGTCATGTTTATGACTGATAAGCACTTTGAGTAACACAATGTCACTTAAGTATCTAATCTTCCACAGATTGCAGGAGATGGCAGGGTAAACCCTAAGTAACCAGCGGTCCTCAGTAATGGCAGTCGTTCTCTCGCTAGTGTCCTGTAAATCAAACTCAGTAAGAGGACATTGGTCCGATCGACTGATGGACATGCCATTCATAGAGAcctgagtttttcctgaccacggGACCTGAACATGAACAGGAGAGAACCTCCTGGCCCTATTTATGATGACACTGAATTTCACAACACACATGTGctagtacaaacacacacacacgcacgtgagagcacacacacacacacacacaactcctttCACTAGAGTGAAATGTGAGGCTTTCATAAAGATGATCCTGATTAGAGCCCTTCCTGTTTACTGTAATAAATGGAGGTCATGATGAGATACAGGTGTGTAAAACAGGATTAGACTGACTGTACCGGGTTGTTCTTGTCCACCTGTATTCTGTAACGGGTGATGAAGTTGGGCATTCCAGTGTAATCAACCAGCATGAGCAGAAGATTGGACCCCCAGAAAGCCACGAAAGGCACAAACATCGCCCCTGTTCAGCACAACCAAAATCAATGCATTACATGCAATACAACAACCGCATCATGTACACATGAACCAATTCAAGATACAGCAAGATACAGCATGCCCTAACATTGTCTAAGAACAGGTCAGCAGGTTTCACTCAATCAGAACATTAACATCTCATAAAAGTGATATAAAACCAAAGATGGTGACTGAAGTGCCAAAACGGTCACTAttttccctttacagtgcactacttttgactagggcccatagggcggtatgtagggaagagggtgccatttgagacccaAGCCTTTACAAATCACATGACATCATCTCTAGACAGATGTTTGTGCCTAATAATGGACGGAACATAAATATACTTCACTATTCTggggagaagaagaaagaagcCTGAACTTGGTatgttgttttgtctttattctATCACCCAGAATTCCATGAGAGAGTTGTACTGGGCTGCTCGCCACAGTCTAGTTCTCCCTGTTCCTTTGTGCAGCACATAACACTTCCTTTAGTTTACGTCAGATGTTATTTCCAGCGGGACACCGGGCTTCAGATCCCACCAGTTACATTGTCTCTTACCGGCATAGAACAAGGCTGTCTCGTGTCCCTCCCACCTCTGGTGTACTTTGGTCCACTGGTTTTGCCAGAAGTCTCCTGATGCTCCCCAAAACCTCTGCAGATGCCTGGGAGGCACAGGGAAAAGGCTATGGTTACAACTAGTCCCACAAATCTGTGGTTGCAATAACAATTCAATATTGTTCTTATTATTACTCTAAAATGGAACAAATTCCTATTATTCCAGTGTTCACAATGTAAATATCGCATTGGTTAATGTTTGTTCTGAAATCATCTCGTCCCTACAGTGGATGTTTGTTGTTATTACCATGTTAAGGAGTTCCCAAAGGCTGCCAGGACAAAGAGGCCAGATCCAATGACGATGACCGCTTTCATCACCGAGTCCAAAAGGCCTCCTGGGGCCTCCTATAGGAAGAGAAAAGAAAATATTTATATAAACAAATCTGCTCTATGACCCAACAGTCAGGTTGCCTTCACAACTCTTTACTTTTCAATTGCTCACTCTCTCAAGTCACCTTCTGCAATGATCACTATTTCCTCAACTCACATCATCATGTGTATAAACTGTATCTATTCCCTCTGCACTGGGTAGAATAAAATGCAGTCCTACAAGTTAGTCCTGTACTGACACGTATCCAGATAAGTACAGTCAAGTAGCATAGGTCACTCCTTTTAACCTGCAAAAACAATCGCACCTTGACACAGAGTACAAGGAGTGAAACGTTAAACAAGAATGCTACCCAGGCTAGAAAGAGACTGTCTATGACTCGGTCTTACTTGTTCAACAAATTCATCGGGAACATCCAGATGTCAATTACGCTGATGCTCTTACCTGTCTTTGACTGCTTGGGTTCATCTGGACAGGGACCTGAcctttgctgttcatttgagtgACGTCgcccttcatgtcttaaaagaaAACACATTTAATGTATAATGCAGGGTGCCATACTCTTATGTAACATGTTTTCTTTTCACAGAGCCCTGGCTGTCCTGACGGGGTCAAACTTTATTGTccacatgccccgaatacaacaagtgtagactttaacatgaaatgcttacttacaagcccctaaccaacagtgcagttcaagaagaagaaaatatttaccaagtacactaaaatgtaaaaagtaacacaataagaataacaaacaTGTTAGATCAATTCCAATGTTTTATGATTGATTTATATTGTCCAAAGTCCTATCTAATCGTATGATTTTACAACAATAGATTGTGGCTGGAATGTACAGTTGCAGGTTGATGTATAATCGGATTACCATTCATTTGAGCTCGACTTTCAAACAAATTCCTGAGGATAACAAGCAAGATTGGCATGCATTCTACCAAGATTAGTGAAAACAATCTTACCGACAATGATTCTATAGAAGTGTGCATCTATATTTTTGAAATGATAAGGTTGTTCTTAACAAAAGCTTGCAGTGAAAAATGGCTAAATCTAATCCGGGTATATCTGTTGGATCAACCAGACAACAGTCTGTTTACATTGGGCAACAAAAGCAGGCTAGTGTAAATTCTGCATGCCAAACATAGGCCTATCTAACCCAATATGTAGGCCTACTATTTAGGAGCCTAAACATTCCCCATACTTGTTAAAGATCCAAGGAACTTATTCAGCACGTTATTTTCAGAAGTAGACTGGCTCTGCATCGATTCACAATTGCGATACGGTTCTAGGAACATAAAGCActttactttcatatcacataaTACACACCCTGTAGGCTACACTGTTTTGACTGGCTTTGCAGTCAACAGTGTTTCTCAGCGATAACACATTTCTGGCAGCCTTCTTTGTGTCACACGCAGGTGTTTGGCGCGTACTAGACAGTTAATTAGCGGTCCCTCGGTCTTCCACGCTATAACATGGAGATGGTCGCGTGGAAACAAGAACCCTGTCAAGGTGTGTGTCAACTTAATGCTTTTTGAAAATTGtttctcgctgatatgaaagGTCCTTTGGTTCCCAAAACCGTACCGCAAGCAATGCGTGTGATAATGTTCAGACCGAGCGCAGGGGCTCTTACTGACGCCTTCCTCCAATGATGTGTCATTGAAACGAGAGTCATGGTCAAGGACTAAAAACACAGTTGGCTAAATAGACTCAGACTGCCCTGTTGACTGATTTTTTACAGATTGCACAAGGCTCGGTGAAATTGATAGCCTGTAGAATACAGTAAACTCCAGATCAGTATCCAATCCAACGTCAATAGAAGGAGATGAGGGCAATAGGTAGATACGGGTAACCTGCTACTTACTGCTGTAGTTTCCTCGGACGATCGCAATCTGCGCAACTACGTTTCCAGTCGGTAGGTTATATGCAGCCTATTCTTTCACATACAAGTCGCAGCTTCAATTGGATGGATTTCCAACCCTACACGACTTATGATTGGTGGATAAATTGTCAGCTGACCGCGAAAAGACGCACAAGGCTGCGCTCTCCTTTATCTTCGTCTCGATTATGGCTTTTGTTATCTTCTGTCTTCTACATGTGTCCAGGTGAAGGTTGAACGAACTGTTAATGGCCTTTTGTTATCGCCTTTCCCCTCAAACCCTGGCCGGGTTGAGCGGGGGATTTTTTTTATTCCCTGGGAAACGTTATAGCAGACTATACGGACTTCGCCTTTTCCTCTGGTTAG
This DNA window, taken from Oncorhynchus kisutch isolate 150728-3 linkage group LG22, Okis_V2, whole genome shotgun sequence, encodes the following:
- the faxdc2 gene encoding fatty acid hydroxylase domain-containing protein 2, with protein sequence MKGDVTQMNSKGQVPVQMNPSSQRQEAPGGLLDSVMKAVIVIGSGLFVLAAFGNSLTWHLQRFWGASGDFWQNQWTKVHQRWEGHETALFYAGAMFVPFVAFWGSNLLLMLVDYTGMPNFITRYRIQVDKNNPVDPVKLRHAVKTVVLNQLFISVPMVVVCWAVMFSNGNPCGPELPTFHRGLLEMAFCAVLEELLFYYSHRLFHHPALYKHFHKQHHEWTAPIGVVSLYAHPLEHVLSNMLPALIGPVILGSHLVTTTLWYALALVSTTISHCGYHLPFLPSPEFHDYHHLKFNQNFGVLGVLDRLHGTDANFRKTKAYERHTLLLSLTPLTESIPDPPRKVQ